The Apodemus sylvaticus chromosome 17, mApoSyl1.1, whole genome shotgun sequence genome contains a region encoding:
- the Odf1 gene encoding outer dense fiber protein 1, whose translation MAALSCLLDSVRRDIKKVDRELRQLRCIDEISSRCLCDLYMHPYCCCDLHPYPYCLCYSKRSRSCGLCDLYYPCCLCDYKYYCLRPSLRSLERLRRTTNRILASSCCSSNILGSVNVCGFEPDQVKVRVKDGKVCVSAERENRYDCLGSKKYSYMNICKEFSLPPCVDEKDVTYSYGLGSCVKIESPCYPCTSPCNPCNPCSPCSPCGPCGPCGPCGPCGPCGPCDPCNPCYPCGSRFSCRKMIL comes from the exons ATGGCCGCACTGAGTTGTCTTTTGGACAGTGTTAGGAGGGACATAAAGAAGGTGGACAGAGAATTAAGGCAATTGAGATGTATCGACGAAATCAGCTCCCGCTGCCTGTGTGACTTGTACATGCACCCGTACTGCTGCTGCGACCTGCACCCCTACCCCTACTGCCTCTGCTACTCCAAGCGCTCCCGCTCCTGCGGCCTGTGCGACCTCTACTACCCGTGCTGTCTGTGCGACTACAAGTACTACTGCCTGCGCCCGTCACTCCGCAGCCTAGAG AGACTCAGAAGGACGACAAATCGAATTCTGGCCTCCTCTTGCTGCAGCAGTAACATATTAGGATCAGTGAACGTCTGCGGCTTTGAGCCTGATCAAGTCAAAGTGCGCGTGAAAGATGGCAAGGTCTGCGTGTCGGCCGAGAGGGAGAACAGGTATGACTGCCTCGGATCCAAAAAGTACAGTTACATGAACATCTGCAAAGAGTTCAGTCTGCCGCCATGTGTGGATGAGAAGGACGTGACGTACTCCTACGGGCTCGGCAGTTGTGTCAAGATCGAGTCTCCATGTTACCCTTGCACGTCTCCCTGCAACCCCTGTAACCCCTGCAGCCCCTGCAGCCCCTGCGGCCCCTGTGGCCCCTGTGGTCCCTGTGGCCCCTGCGGTCCCTGTGGCCCCTGCGACCCTTGCAACCCCTGCTACCCCTGTGGAAGCCGATTCTCCTGTAGGAAGATGATCTTGTAA